The Neomonachus schauinslandi chromosome 11, ASM220157v2, whole genome shotgun sequence genome contains a region encoding:
- the LOC110575799 gene encoding LOW QUALITY PROTEIN: olfactory receptor 10AG1-like (The sequence of the model RefSeq protein was modified relative to this genomic sequence to represent the inferred CDS: substituted 1 base at 1 genomic stop codon), with the protein MENKFKTEILNITTIVEFFLLGFSDIPNLQWILFGVFLVIYLTILMCNSIIILIIRIDSALQTPMYFFLSNFSFLEICYVTVTIPRMLMDLLTQKGNISFFACAAQMCFVLMFGGSECLLLTVMAYDCYVAICNPLHYTLVMNQKVCIQLVTVSWISAGPVVIGQTCQIFSLPFCGSNTINHFFCDIPPVLKLACGDTFVNEIVIYVVAVVFIMVPFLLIAFSYGKIISSILKLSSAKGRAKAFSTCSSHLIVVVLFYGTATITYLXPKPNQSEGVGKLITLFYTVLIPTLNPIVYTLRNKDIMVALRKLLTKLLT; encoded by the coding sequence ATGGAGaacaaatttaaaacagaaattttgaatATAACTACCATTGTGGAATTTTTTCTCTTGGGGTTTTCTGATATTCCCAATCTCCAGTGGATTCTTTTTGGGGTATTTTTAGTCATCTACCTAACGATCCTGATGTGCAATAGCATCATAATATTGATAATAAGAATTGACTCTGCTCTCCAGAcccccatgtatttttttcttagcaaTTTTTCCTTCTTAGAAATCTGTTATGTAACAGTCACTATCCCAAGAATGCTCATGGACCTATTGACccagaaaggaaatatttctttctttgcctgTGCTGCACAAATGTGTTTTGTCCTTATGTTTGGAGGCTCAGAGTGTCTTCTCCTGACAGTGATGGCCTATGACTGCTACGTGGCCATTTGTAACCCTCTGCACTATACTCTAGTCATGAACCAGAAGGTCTGTATCCAGCTGGTGACTGTGTCCTGGATCAGTGCAGGTCCAGTTGTAATTGGACAAACATGCCAGATTTTCTCACTGCCTTTTTGTGGGTCTAACACAATTAATCATTTCTTCTGTGACATCCCCCCAGTACTCAAGCTTGCTTGTGGGGACACATTTGTGAATGAGATAGTAATCTATGTAGTTGCAGTGGTCTTCATCATGGTTCCATTTCTGTTGATTGCTTTCTCCTATGGCAAAATTATATCCAGCATTCTGAAATTGTCATCAGCCAAAGGGAGAGCTAAAGCCTTCTCTACCTGTTCTTCTCACCTGATAGTTGTAGTTTTATTCTATGGAACGGCTACCATCACTTATTTATGACCCAAGCCAAATCAATCTGAAGGAGTTGGGAAATTGATCACTCTTTTCTACACCGTTTTGATCCCAACATTGAATCCCATTGTATATACTCTGAGGAACAAAGACATCATGGTAGCACTGAGAAAACTACTAACAAAGTTATTAACATGA